The Oreochromis niloticus isolate F11D_XX linkage group LG2, O_niloticus_UMD_NMBU, whole genome shotgun sequence genome includes a region encoding these proteins:
- the zgc:92242 gene encoding SH2 domain-containing protein 4A isoform X2: MLAQILQDMWVEPEVLEALSEEQKRILFLKMREEQVRRWKEREEKEERERGHNRNTKSKKASSKHVKWLLGRDGDVSVSIIGEVDELRSSRLLQNLMNNRFQSDNMNAIQRVDLLPGSEDQQLNLKEDIQLPVTHDDTASPNDQSSEEDMDSCSADDDPKDTAEDSDSESGSGSDNLSDWTPLYKPHFSSHGNQPLRAPLADTEKTGPQDRETACYKEKPEGRGRVEQLRKKFTDNHHNTSTASKKPPIPAKPAHLQK, encoded by the exons ATGCTGGCTCAAATCCTTCAAGATATGTGGGTGGAACCTGAGGTTCTAGAGGCCCTCAGTGAGGAGCAGAAGAGGATCCTCTTCCTCAAGATGAGAGAGGAGCAGGTACGCCGCTGGAAAGAGCgcgaggagaaggaggagagggaAAGAGGACACAACAGGAACACCAAGTCAAAGAAAG CTTCCAGTAAACACGTGAAGTGGCTCCTCGGGCGGGATGGTGACGTGAGCGTCAGTATAATCGGCGAGGTGGACGAACTGAGATCCTCCAGACTCCTCCAGAACCTCATGAACAACAG ATTCCAGTCTGATAACATGAATGCCATCCAGAGAGTGGACTTGCTTCCAGGAAGCGAGGATCAGCAGCTTAACCTTAAAGAAGACATCCAGCTACCCGTCACACAT GATGACACGGCTTCACCGAATGACCAGTCATCCGAGGAAGACATGGACTCGTGCAGCGCTGATGATGACCCGAAGGACACAGCTGAGGACAGCGACAGCGAATCAGGCAGCGGCTCGGACAACCTCAGCGACTGGACTCCGCTCTACAAGCCCCATTTTAGTAGTCATGGCAACCAGCCGCTCAGAGCCCCGCTGGCGGACACGGAGAAAACCGGCCCCCAGGACAGAG AAACTGCGTGCTACAAAGAGAAGCCAGAGGGCAGAGGTCGCGTGGAGCAGCTCAGGAAGAAATTCACAGATAATCATCACAACACATCAACTGCCTCCAAGAAACCGCCCATACCAGCCAAACCTGCTCATCTGCAGAAGTGA
- the cxxc5b gene encoding CXXC-type zinc finger protein 5, with translation MSTAVDIAGPSSPDQAHSSAKIPNEPLRPSLKRSNHPYSLSHYISTPSPAVDVKSLMEPSSSQQRATQPGHAKPRRAPSWPDMWESPSGLHLAHAAELLMRAGLLALTPATTEQASLGAQSSQPAKREAAEAKSGKGDGEGGGSGPEEEEEDSSACSTDFQPFLGAWFPFSPALFPLAGFQMGGGHWRSTAMGAEGIEGLVAEGYSPSSLGGSSGGRRKRKRCGECVPCRRQTNCEQCSSCRNRKRGHQICKYRKCEELKRKPGGPGFESRVSGFDLRGSDFTLGLAQERSNGALDG, from the coding sequence ATGTCCACCGCGGTAGACATCGCTGGCCCTTCCTCCCCGGATCAGGCCCACAGCAGTGCTAAAATCCCCAATGAGCCACTGAGACCAAGCCTTAAGCGCTCTAACCACCCCTACAGTCTCTCCCATTACATCTCCACCCCTTCCCCGGCTGTGGATGTCAAAAGCCTGATGGAGCCCTCCTCATCTCAGCAGCGGGCCACCCAGCCCGGCCACGCTAAGCCTCGCCGGGCCCCCTCCTGGCCCGACATGTGGGAGTCGCCCAGCGGGCTCCACCTGGCCCACGCTGCGGAGCTGCTGATGCGCGCTGGGCTGCTGGCTCTCACCCCTGCCACCACAGAGCAAGCCAGCTTGGGCGCACAGAGCAGCCAGCCAGCTAAGAGGGAGGCTGCAGAGGCAAAGAGCGGAAAGGGAGACGGCGAGGGAGGTGGGTCCGGgcctgaggaggaggaagaggactCCTCTGCATGCAGCACTGACTTCCAGCCCTTCCTGGGTGCCTGGTTCCCCTTCAGCCCCGCTCTTTTCCCCCTGGCAGGCTTCCAGATGGGGGGAGGTCACTGGAGAAGCACGGCCATGGGAGCTGAGGGCATAGAGGGGCTGGTGGCCGAAGGATACTCTCCCAGCTCCCTGGGCGGGAGCAGCGGaggcaggaggaagaggaagaggtgcGGGGAGTGCGTACCGTGCCGGCGTCAGACGAACTGCGAACAGTGCAGCAGCTGCCGCAATCGCAAGAGGGGACACCAGATCTGTAAATACAGGAAGTGCGAGGAGCTGAAGAGGAAGCCCGGGGGGCCGGGGTTTGAGAGCAGAGTGTCTGGGTTTGATCTGAGGGGGTCTGATTTTACTTTGGGTCTGGCACAGGAGAGAAGCAACGGAGCCTTGGATGGATAG
- the zgc:92242 gene encoding SH2 domain-containing protein 4A isoform X1: MLAQILQDMWVEPEVLEALSEEQKRILFLKMREEQVRRWKEREEKEERERGHNRNTKSKKASSKHVKWLLGRDGDVSVSIIGEVDELRSSRLLQNLMNNRFQSDNMNAIQRVDLLPGSEDQQLNLKEDIQLPVTHSYAQDDTASPNDQSSEEDMDSCSADDDPKDTAEDSDSESGSGSDNLSDWTPLYKPHFSSHGNQPLRAPLADTEKTGPQDRETACYKEKPEGRGRVEQLRKKFTDNHHNTSTASKKPPIPAKPAHLQK, translated from the exons ATGCTGGCTCAAATCCTTCAAGATATGTGGGTGGAACCTGAGGTTCTAGAGGCCCTCAGTGAGGAGCAGAAGAGGATCCTCTTCCTCAAGATGAGAGAGGAGCAGGTACGCCGCTGGAAAGAGCgcgaggagaaggaggagagggaAAGAGGACACAACAGGAACACCAAGTCAAAGAAAG CTTCCAGTAAACACGTGAAGTGGCTCCTCGGGCGGGATGGTGACGTGAGCGTCAGTATAATCGGCGAGGTGGACGAACTGAGATCCTCCAGACTCCTCCAGAACCTCATGAACAACAG ATTCCAGTCTGATAACATGAATGCCATCCAGAGAGTGGACTTGCTTCCAGGAAGCGAGGATCAGCAGCTTAACCTTAAAGAAGACATCCAGCTACCCGTCACACAT TCTTACGCGCAGGATGACACGGCTTCACCGAATGACCAGTCATCCGAGGAAGACATGGACTCGTGCAGCGCTGATGATGACCCGAAGGACACAGCTGAGGACAGCGACAGCGAATCAGGCAGCGGCTCGGACAACCTCAGCGACTGGACTCCGCTCTACAAGCCCCATTTTAGTAGTCATGGCAACCAGCCGCTCAGAGCCCCGCTGGCGGACACGGAGAAAACCGGCCCCCAGGACAGAG AAACTGCGTGCTACAAAGAGAAGCCAGAGGGCAGAGGTCGCGTGGAGCAGCTCAGGAAGAAATTCACAGATAATCATCACAACACATCAACTGCCTCCAAGAAACCGCCCATACCAGCCAAACCTGCTCATCTGCAGAAGTGA